In the Campylobacter sp. RM6914 genome, one interval contains:
- the pheA gene encoding prephenate dehydratase: protein MQELNELRKNIDEIDDLVLSKLNERMEFVKKIGVLKQTSGAPIYRPEREKAIINRLINRKGGLLNRAAIEAIYLEIFAVSRNLEMPQKIAYLGPEGTYTHQAAESRFGAMSSYLPLATIEAVFNILAQKEVKYGVVPIENNTEGAVGATLDCFRKFPDIKIVAELYLDIHHSFVSECENIKDIKKIYSHPQGYNQCRKFLEDHMLLDVEFIPSRSTAEAAYLASKNSNSAAICSKIAAKLHNVPILYDTIEDNMANRTRFFILSDFKNAKAQGSKTSILAKTDHKPGSLVDLLQIFKNENINITKLESRPIKQREFKSVFYLDFEGHVDDEKVQNVFSLAKECGAEITWLGSYLNGDEQ, encoded by the coding sequence ATGCAAGAGTTAAACGAACTTCGTAAAAATATCGACGAGATAGATGATCTTGTCTTGTCAAAATTAAATGAGAGAATGGAATTTGTTAAAAAGATAGGAGTTTTAAAGCAAACAAGCGGCGCTCCTATCTATAGACCCGAGCGCGAAAAAGCGATAATAAACCGCTTAATAAATCGTAAAGGCGGGCTTTTAAACCGTGCGGCGATAGAGGCTATATATCTTGAAATTTTTGCAGTTAGCAGAAATTTAGAGATGCCTCAAAAGATAGCCTATCTCGGACCTGAAGGCACATATACTCATCAAGCCGCAGAGAGTAGATTTGGTGCGATGAGCTCTTATCTGCCACTTGCAACCATAGAAGCCGTGTTTAATATACTTGCTCAAAAAGAGGTAAAATACGGCGTTGTTCCTATCGAAAATAACACCGAAGGCGCAGTGGGCGCTACTCTTGACTGTTTTAGAAAATTCCCTGATATTAAGATAGTTGCAGAACTTTATCTTGACATACACCACAGTTTTGTAAGCGAGTGCGAAAACATAAAAGATATAAAAAAGATATATTCACATCCCCAAGGCTATAACCAGTGTCGTAAATTTTTAGAGGATCATATGCTTTTGGATGTGGAATTTATACCGTCAAGATCAACCGCTGAAGCTGCTTATCTTGCTTCTAAAAATTCAAACTCGGCAGCCATTTGCTCGAAGATAGCGGCAAAGCTTCACAATGTGCCTATTCTTTATGACACCATAGAGGATAATATGGCAAATAGAACGAGATTTTTTATACTAAGTGACTTTAAAAATGCAAAAGCACAAGGCTCTAAGACTTCGATACTTGCAAAGACTGATCATAAGCCCGGAAGTCTTGTGGACTTACTTCAAATTTTTAAAAATGAAAATATAAATATAACAAAATTAGAAAGCCGTCCGATAAAACAACGCGAATTTAAGTCGGTTTTCTATCTTGATTTTGAAGGTCATGTTGATGACGAGAAAGTCCAAAATGTCTTTTCGTTAGCAAAAGAATGCGGTGCCGAGATCACTTGGCTTGGAAGCTATTTAAACGGAGACGAACAATGA
- the lysA gene encoding diaminopimelate decarboxylase, which translates to MNFKALAQKYKTPLYVYDFDHIKSRYNELKDAFHARKSLICYAVKANSNLSVLKLLAELGAGFDCVSIGEVRRAIMAGAKKYQIIFSGVGKSDDELKEALENEILMINLESEAEMYRLESIAKELNLKARISIRINPDVDAKTHPYISTGLNENKFGVDITTGKKMYIYAKNSPHIEPIGVHFHIGSQLTNIEPIIEAAGIVSELVRELKALDIDIKFFDVGGGVGIVYQNENNVSLYDYAQGILGQLSAQDLTIVCEPGRFIVGNAGYFVTSVLYEKFNKQKRFIVVDGAMNDLIRPSLYGAYHDVNVVGKNTSAGLCDVVGPICESGDFLAKNLNLPACESGDLLVVKSAGAYGFTMSSNYNSRARAAEVAVQDGEDRLIRRRESFEDIVALEKDLM; encoded by the coding sequence ATGAATTTTAAAGCTCTCGCACAAAAATACAAAACCCCTCTTTATGTTTATGATTTTGATCATATAAAAAGTAGATACAACGAGCTAAAAGATGCGTTTCACGCTAGAAAATCCCTGATATGCTACGCAGTAAAAGCAAATTCAAATTTAAGTGTTTTAAAACTCTTAGCAGAGCTTGGAGCAGGATTTGACTGCGTAAGCATCGGTGAGGTAAGACGCGCGATCATGGCGGGAGCCAAAAAGTATCAAATCATATTTAGCGGCGTAGGTAAAAGCGACGACGAGCTAAAAGAGGCGCTTGAAAACGAAATTTTAATGATAAATTTAGAGAGCGAAGCCGAGATGTATCGTCTTGAAAGTATCGCGAAGGAGCTAAATTTAAAAGCTCGCATAAGCATACGTATCAACCCTGACGTAGACGCAAAAACACACCCATACATCTCAACCGGACTTAATGAAAATAAATTCGGTGTTGATATCACAACCGGCAAGAAAATGTATATCTATGCTAAAAACTCACCTCATATAGAGCCTATCGGAGTGCATTTTCATATCGGTTCACAGCTTACAAATATCGAGCCTATCATCGAAGCGGCAGGTATAGTAAGCGAACTTGTGCGTGAGTTAAAGGCGCTTGATATAGATATTAAATTTTTTGACGTCGGAGGCGGTGTAGGTATCGTTTATCAAAATGAAAACAATGTTAGCTTGTATGACTACGCTCAAGGAATTTTAGGACAATTAAGCGCGCAAGACCTAACGATAGTTTGCGAGCCCGGACGTTTTATCGTGGGAAATGCAGGATACTTCGTAACTAGCGTATTGTATGAGAAATTTAATAAGCAAAAGCGTTTTATCGTAGTAGATGGTGCGATGAATGACCTTATCCGTCCCAGCTTATACGGTGCATATCATGATGTAAATGTTGTCGGCAAAAACACAAGTGCCGGACTTTGCGATGTAGTCGGACCGATATGTGAAAGCGGCGACTTTTTGGCTAAAAATTTAAATCTACCTGCATGCGAGAGCGGGGATTTGCTTGTGGTAAAAAGTGCCGGGGCTTACGGTTTTACAATGAGTTCTAACTATAACTCACGAGCTCGCGCAGCTGAAGTAGCGGTGCAAGACGGTGAAGATAGGCTTATTAGACGTAGAGAGAGTTTTGAGGATATAGTCGCGCTTGAAAAAGATTTGATGTAG
- a CDS encoding LptF/LptG family permease has translation MNLYARYVGWVYLKSFLIIFLALELFYVGIDLLTNLKDLPSSANLQLLYVGLTMLTATSYVMPISLVFAIIVAHINMVRSNELISFYALGVSKNALILPPFFISLCVTIIYVGLNCTPFAYAYEFQKNIANATFGKSTTDTFLKFEGKFIYIKELNLLEKTANDLRIFDINGTNLVSTAFAKSADFQDNRWLLKDMNVTYLPSNLELGAKGLEVQNISRSQGLKGFTPKSIQSANTSERTSFSIPDVLDFIFTFKDEGVELDGAKSVFYTLAIAPFFAPFLVLILYYHLPVTGRFFNLAFATFVFVVSTLVVWGLLFVLGKFSQNSVILPELGIVLPVFGLMLYALYLLKTHR, from the coding sequence ATGAATCTTTATGCCAGATATGTCGGCTGGGTTTATCTAAAGTCGTTTTTGATAATCTTTCTTGCACTTGAGCTTTTTTATGTCGGTATTGATCTACTTACAAATTTAAAAGATCTACCGAGTTCTGCAAACTTGCAGTTGCTTTATGTTGGTCTTACAATGCTTACGGCAACATCTTACGTTATGCCGATCTCGCTTGTTTTTGCTATTATCGTAGCGCATATAAATATGGTTCGCTCTAACGAACTTATCAGTTTTTATGCTCTTGGTGTGAGTAAAAACGCACTTATTTTACCGCCGTTTTTTATATCTTTATGTGTAACGATTATATACGTTGGGTTAAATTGCACCCCGTTTGCATACGCATACGAATTTCAAAAAAATATCGCAAATGCTACTTTTGGTAAAAGCACAACCGATACTTTTTTAAAATTCGAGGGCAAATTTATATATATAAAAGAGCTAAATTTACTTGAAAAAACTGCTAACGACTTGCGAATTTTTGATATAAACGGCACAAATTTAGTCTCAACCGCATTTGCTAAAAGTGCCGACTTTCAAGATAATAGATGGTTACTAAAAGACATGAATGTTACATATTTGCCGTCAAATTTAGAGCTTGGCGCAAAAGGTCTTGAAGTGCAAAATATCTCCCGCAGTCAAGGGCTCAAGGGATTTACCCCAAAAAGCATCCAAAGCGCAAACACGAGTGAGAGAACGAGTTTTAGTATACCTGATGTGCTTGATTTTATCTTTACGTTTAAAGACGAAGGCGTTGAGCTTGACGGAGCTAAGTCGGTTTTTTATACGCTTGCGATAGCACCGTTTTTCGCACCGTTTTTAGTGCTTATACTTTACTATCATCTGCCTGTTACGGGTAGGTTTTTTAACCTTGCGTTTGCTACATTTGTCTTTGTTGTGAGCACGCTTGTGGTTTGGGGATTGCTGTTTGTGCTTGGTAAATTTTCTCAAAATTCGGTCATCTTGCCTGAGCTTGGCATAGTTTTGCCAGTTTTTGGTCTCATGCTTTATGCTCTTTATCTTCTAAAAACGCATCGTTAA